A genomic stretch from Kribbella amoyensis includes:
- a CDS encoding S8 family peptidase encodes MSEQRPNGDEGNAAASEPPKEIRTKEQAQIALILEEFGDEVEVSPRGWAEVGADSIYRTGSFLIRDRDLPRVRELFRGGRTDFPSIDGLTRFQPDPKFEFPPDAPQAETLTRRYLAYVDQVLGRGVARLDHLVYACSVSPCPATEQLEVPPAVSPTPAPVGGDCDGRGVKVLVVDVGWTETDAPWLAGVTGEDEHPYSSGTNIRPYAGHGVFIAGVLRCVAPRTEIVVKAYLNRAGAAFGSDLVVKLDEGLAENPDLISLSAGAKTGDGSTLLAFDVFLERLADLKGVLLVAAAGNDGDREYFFPAASPSTLSVGALAEDLNHRASFTNYGGWVDVYAPGENLINAYLHGDFTCTEPPYRGEVRHFRGMARWSGTSFATPLVAGLVAGRMSVTGENAHQAAEALVAQARQLPGVGRTLLPEDACPQPDHACCKPHCC; translated from the coding sequence ATGTCGGAACAAAGGCCGAACGGGGACGAGGGCAACGCCGCGGCGAGTGAGCCGCCGAAGGAGATCCGGACCAAGGAACAGGCCCAGATCGCCTTGATCCTGGAGGAGTTCGGCGACGAGGTGGAGGTCTCGCCCCGCGGCTGGGCCGAGGTCGGCGCCGACAGCATCTATCGCACCGGCAGTTTCCTGATCCGCGACCGCGACCTGCCACGGGTGCGGGAACTGTTCCGTGGTGGGCGGACGGACTTCCCGAGCATCGACGGGCTGACCCGGTTCCAGCCGGATCCGAAGTTCGAGTTCCCGCCCGACGCACCGCAGGCGGAGACGCTGACCCGGCGGTACCTCGCGTACGTCGACCAGGTCCTCGGCCGCGGCGTCGCCCGGCTGGACCACCTGGTCTACGCGTGCAGCGTGAGCCCGTGCCCGGCGACCGAACAACTGGAGGTACCACCGGCCGTCTCGCCGACCCCGGCACCCGTCGGTGGTGACTGCGACGGACGCGGCGTCAAGGTCCTCGTCGTCGACGTCGGCTGGACCGAGACGGACGCGCCCTGGCTCGCGGGCGTCACCGGCGAGGACGAGCACCCGTACTCGTCGGGCACCAACATCCGCCCGTACGCGGGCCACGGCGTCTTCATCGCGGGCGTCCTGCGCTGCGTCGCACCGCGCACCGAGATCGTGGTCAAGGCGTACCTCAACCGGGCCGGCGCCGCGTTCGGCTCCGACCTGGTGGTCAAACTCGACGAAGGGCTCGCCGAGAACCCGGACCTGATCAGCCTCTCCGCAGGCGCCAAGACGGGCGACGGCAGTACGTTGCTGGCCTTCGACGTCTTCCTGGAACGCCTTGCGGACTTGAAGGGCGTGCTCCTGGTGGCGGCAGCGGGCAACGACGGCGACCGCGAGTACTTCTTCCCCGCGGCCTCACCCAGCACGCTGTCCGTAGGAGCCCTCGCCGAAGACCTCAACCACCGCGCGTCCTTCACGAACTACGGCGGCTGGGTCGACGTGTACGCCCCGGGCGAGAACCTGATCAACGCCTACCTGCACGGCGACTTCACCTGCACCGAACCCCCGTACCGAGGCGAAGTCCGCCACTTCCGAGGCATGGCCCGCTGGAGCGGCACCTCCTTCGCCACCCCGCTGGTGGCCGGCCTGGTAGCGGGGCGCATGTCAGTCACCGGCGAAAACGCCCACCAAGCAGCCGAAGCCCTGGTCGCCCAAGCCCGCCAACTCCCCGGCGTAGGCCGAACCCTCCTCCCCGAAGACGCCTGCCCCCAACCAGACCACGCCTGCTGCAAACCCCATTGCTGTTGA
- a CDS encoding DUF1707 SHOCT-like domain-containing protein: MSQYFPTQPNFPWSTPSRTRPGTVRIGDAERDQAVAVLSDHFVAGRLTQEEFEDRSDQATRARYSADLVPLFEDLPDQRAVQPGVPSWSPALRGGQQRFRPGPPFFFLAPLLMIGLLVATIAVAGPWILWFLFWIALFAGPLNHHHRRRRHHPYRR, translated from the coding sequence ATGAGCCAGTACTTCCCCACCCAGCCGAACTTCCCCTGGTCCACCCCGAGCCGGACCCGCCCAGGCACGGTCCGCATCGGTGACGCCGAACGCGACCAGGCCGTCGCGGTCCTCAGCGACCACTTCGTCGCCGGCCGCCTCACCCAGGAGGAGTTCGAGGACCGCAGCGACCAAGCCACCCGAGCCCGCTACTCCGCGGACCTCGTCCCCCTCTTCGAGGACCTCCCGGATCAGCGAGCAGTCCAACCGGGCGTACCGTCCTGGTCCCCGGCGCTGCGCGGCGGTCAGCAGAGGTTCCGGCCAGGTCCCCCGTTCTTCTTCCTGGCCCCACTCCTGATGATCGGCCTCCTGGTCGCCACCATCGCGGTCGCCGGCCCCTGGATCCTCTGGTTCCTCTTCTGGATAGCCCTCTTCGCCGGCCCCCTCAACCACCACCACCGCCGCCGGCGCCACCACCCGTACCGCCGCTGA